Proteins co-encoded in one Malus sylvestris chromosome 9, drMalSylv7.2, whole genome shotgun sequence genomic window:
- the LOC126581998 gene encoding probable UDP-arabinose 4-epimerase 2, which translates to MHVECLYTFSISLAKTQRPLSLSLSPSEYSWRLLFPFHSYNFGDTSLSHTCSIYINIDTFHLIFLLLIQKRLETFYIPKSSFRPAGFCVSEVTSLTFLCGSRDSSVAGMDIADSKRRSKFSGKIFAAAGLITLCIVLFKQSHDSSSPNKFSYHEAGITHVLVTGGAGYIGSHAVLRLLKDSYRVTIADNLSRGNIGAVRVLQQLFPEPGRLQFIYADLGDAKAVNKIFSENAFDAVMHFAAVAYVGESTLEPLRYYHNITSNTLLVLEAMAAHNVKTLIYSSTCATYGEPEKMPITEETEQVPINPYGKAKKMAEDIILDFSKNSNMAVMILRYFNVIGSDPEGRLGEAPRPELREQGRISGACFDAARGIIPGLKVRGTDYETADGTCVRDYIDVTDLVDAHVKALANAQPGKVGIYNVGTGKGSSVKEFVEACKKATGVDIKVDYLDRRPGDYAKVYSDPSKVRQELNWTAHYTLQESLQIAWRWQKSHLKGYGP; encoded by the exons ATGCACGTGGAATGTTTGTATACATTTTCCATCAGTTTAGCAAAAACACAaagacctctctctctctctctctccccctccgaATATTCATGGCGGTTGCTATTTCCTTTTCACTCATATAACTTTGGTGACACTTCTTTGTCTCACACTTGctcaatatatataaatatagataCATTCCACCTAATCTTCCTCCTCCTTATACAAAAACGACTAGAGACGTTTTATATTCCCAAGTCCTCGTTTCGACCGGCCGGTTTCTGCGTTTCTGAGGTCACCAGTTTAACGTTTCTGTGTGGCAGCCGAGACTCCTCAG TTGCAGGCATGGATATTGCAGACTCGAAACGAAGGAGCAAATTCTCCGGCAAGATTTTCGCAGCTGCCGGCCTAATCACCCTCTGCATTGTCTTGTTCAAGCAGTCACATGATTCTAGCAGTCCCAACAAG TTCTCTTATCATGAAGCAGGGATCACGCATGTCTTGGTCACAGGAGGTGCTGGTTACATAGGCTCTCATGCTGTGCTTAGGCTTTTGAAGGACTCATACCGTGTAACGATAGCG GACAATCTTTCTCGAGGAAACATCGGTGCTGTTAGGGTTCTTCAACAGTTGTTTCCAGAACCCGGGAGGCTGCAATTCATATACGCTGACCTCGGAGATGCAAAAGCC GTCAATAAGATCTTCTCAGAGAATGCATTTGATGCTGTCATGCATTTTGCAGCTGTTGCTTATGTTGGTGAAAGTACACTCGAGCCTCTTCG ATATTATCACAATATCACGTCAAATACACTGTTGGTTTTGGAGGCAATGGCAGCACACAATGTAAAAACATTGATCTATTCCAGTACTTGTGCCACTTATGGTGAACCTGAGAAGATGCCGATCACAGAAGAAACAGAGCAA GTCCCAATCAATCCATATGGAAAAGCAAAGAAGATGGCAGAAGATATCATTCTAGATTTCTCCAAAAACTCAAACATGGCCGTCATGATCTTACG ATATTTTAATGTGATAGGATCAGACCCTGAGGGAAGACTAGGAGAGGCTCCTCGACCTGAGCTACGTGAGCAGGGACGAATCTCTGGTGCCTGTTTTGATGCCGCTCGAGGGATTATTCCTGGACTGAAG GTCAGAGGAACAGACTATGAAACAGCTGATGGCACTTGTGTGAGGGACTATATAGATGTCACTGACCTGGTTGATGCTCATGTAAAAGCTCTTGCCAACGCACAACCTGGGAAGGTTGGGATCTACAATGTCGGCACTGGAAAAG GTAGTTCAGTGAAGGAATTTGTTGAGGCATGCAAGAAGGCGACAGGGGTGGACATAAAGGTTGATTACCTCGACAGAAGGCCAGGGGACTATGCTAAAGTTTATAGTGATCCTTCCAAGGTAAGGCAGGAGCTGAATTGGACAGCCCACTACACACTTCAAGAGAGCCTGCAGATTGCATGGAGATGGCAAAAATCGCATTTGAAAGGCTATGGTCCTTAG
- the LOC126581996 gene encoding pentatricopeptide repeat-containing protein At4g02750-like, with translation MRLRSIGEKGTQVFNQNLKITRLGKSGRIDQAIKVFSQMPQRNTVTYNSMISAYAKNGRIGNARQLFDKMPHRNLVSWNTMISGYLHNDRVEEAYRIFVDMPERDLYSWTLMITCFTRGGELERARELFDLLPDKGDAACWNAMIAGYVKKGQFDDAKRLFDEMPEKNLVSWNSMLAGYTKNGEMQLGVKIFEEMPERNVVSWNLVLDGFFEVADLDSAWKFFKKIPDPNVVSWVTMLCGFAQNGEIAKAEDLFEQMPSRNVVSWNAMLGAYVRDHQIDKAVKLFGDMPERDSVSWTTMINGYVRVGKLDEARQFLNQMPYKNIAAQTAMMSGYLQNGRMDEASEIFNPISIRDVVCWNTMIAGYAQCGKMVEALSLFRKMINKDIVSWNTMITGYAQIGQMEKALEIFESMGERSIVSWNSLVTGYVQNGLYLDALRRIVKMGQEGKRPDESTFACGLSACANLAALQVGKQLHHLVVKCGYVNDLFVSNSLITMYAKCGRVVDANLVFEDIKRSDIVSWNSLISGYALNGDGEEAVKLFKNMLIEGVNPDQVTFVGVLSACSHSGLVECGLEMFKSMTEVYLIEPLAEHYACMVDLLGRAGRLEEAFEMVRNMKIMTTAKIWGALLGACRIHQNLQLGKYASEKLLELEPDKASNYVLLSNMHAEASRWDEVERVRVLMKESNTEKQPGCSWIEIRDHVHAFLFDDLAQPRTAELSSVLKSLTTEMRNTSYILTPYD, from the coding sequence ATGAGGCTGAGATCAATAGGTGAAAAGGGGACCCAAGTCTTCAACCAAAACCTGAAAATTACCCGGTTGGGGAAGTCGGGTCGTATCGACCAAGCGATTAAGGTTTTCTCACAAATGCCTCAAAGGAACACTGTAACATACAATTCCATGATCTCTGCCTATGCTAAGAATGGTAGAATTGGTAATGCACGCCAACTGTTCGATAAAATGCCGCACAGAAACTTGGTTTCTTGGAACACTATGATTTCCGGGTACCTGCACAATGACAGGGTTGAAGAAGCGTATAGGATTTTTGTTGACATGCCGGAGAGAGACCTTTACTCTTGGACTTTGATGATAACTTGCTTTACTCGTGGCGGTGAGCTCGAGAGAGCCAGAGAGCTGTTTGATTTGCTTCCGGATAAGGGGGATGCTGCTTGTTGGAATGCAATGATTGCAGGGTATGTGAAGAAGGGGCAGTTTGATGATGCTAAGagattgtttgatgaaatgccggaaaaaaatttagtttcgTGGAATTCAATGCTTGCAGGGTATACGAAGAATGGGGAGATGCAGTTGGGAGTAAAAATTTTTGAGGAGATGCCTGAGAGGAATGTGGTTTCGTGGAATTTGGTGTTGGATGGATTTTTTGAGGTTGCTGACTTGGATTCTGCTTGGAAGTTCTTTAAGAAGATTCCGGACCCGAATGTGGTTTCTTGGGTCACGATGTTATGTGGGTTTGCGCAAAATGGGGAGATCGCAAAGGCAGAGGATCTCTTTGAGCAGATGCCAAGTAGAAATGTGGTTTCTTGGAATGCAATGCTTGGAGCCTATGTTCGAGACCACCAAATTGACAAGGCTGTTAAATTATTCGGGGATATGCCTGAGAGGGATTCTGTATCGTGGACAACAATGATCAATGGGTATGTTCGTGTTGGTAAGCTTGACGAAGCAAGGCAATTCCTTAACCAGATGCCATACAAGAATATTGCTGCACAAACAGCAATGATGTCTGGATACTTGCAAAATGGAAGGATGGATGAAGCAAGTGAGATCTTCAATCCCATTTCCATCCGGGACGTTGTTTGTTGGAACACAATGATTGCAGGCTATGCTCAGTGTGGGAAAATGGTTGAAGCTCTGTCTCTTTTTAGAAAAATGATTAACAAGGACATTGTTTCTTGGAATACTATGATTACTGGTTATGCTCAAATAGGGCAGATGGAAAAAGCACTTGAAATCTTTGAGTCAATGGGTGAGAGGAGCATAGTTTCGTGGAATTCTCTGGTTACAGGTTACGTGCAAAACGGGTTATATCTGGATGCACTACGGAGGATCGTGAAGATGGGACAGGAAGGAAAGAGGCCTGATGAGTCGACTTTTGCTTGTGGTCTAAGCGCGTGCGCCAATCTTGCGGCTTTACAAGTTGGAAAGCAACTTCACCATTTGGTTGTGAAGTGTGGTTATGTAAATGACTTGTTCGTCAGCAATTCCCTGATTACCATGTATGCTAAATGCGGGAGAGTTGTGGATGCTAATCTTGTGTTCGAAGATATCAAGCGCAGTGATATTGTTTCTTGGAATTCTTTGATATCTGGGTATGCTTTAAACGGAGATGGTGAAGAGGCAGTAAAGCTCTTCAAAAATATGTTAATAGAAGGGGTGAATCCTGATCAGGTGACCTTTGTTGGAGTGTTATCGGCATGCAGCCACAGTGGGTTGGTTGAGTGCGGTTTAGAAATGTTTAAGAGCATGACTGAAGTTTACCTTATTGAACCTCTCGCCGAACACTATGCTTGCATGGTTGACCTGCTCGGTCGTGCAGGGAGGCTAGAGGAAGCCTTTGAAATGGTGAGGAATATGAAGATCATGACAACTGCTAAAATATGGGGTGCATTACTTGGAGCTTGTAGGATACACCAGAATCTACAACTTGGAAAGTATGCTTCTGAGAAGCTTTTAGAACTTGAACCTGATAAAGCTTCAAATTATGTGCTCTTGTCCAACATGCATGCTGAGGCCAGCAGATGGGACGAGGTTGAAAGAGTCAGGGTGTTAATGAAAGAAAGTAACACGGAGAAGCAGCCAGGCTGCAGTTGGATTGAAATCAGAGATCACGTACATGCTTTTCTCTTTGATGATCTGGCGCAGCCTAGAACAGCAGAGCTTTCAAGCGTATTGAAGAGCCTAACCACAGAGATGAGAAACACAAGTTACATATTGACACCTTATGATTGA
- the LOC126581994 gene encoding heat shock 70 kDa protein 17-like, whose translation MASFLFKLGLFLSVLCIVFSPSQCAVMSIDLGSEWVKVAVVNLKRGQSPITVAINEMSKRKSPNLIAFHSGDRLLGEEAAGLIARYPEKVYSQTRDLIGKPFSSSKSLLDSLYLPFDVTEDTTGTVSFKIDDKVTTYSVEELTAMVLGYAANLAEFHSKVPVKDAVISVPPYFGQAERKGLLRAAQLAGINVLALINEHSGAALQYGIDKDFSNESRHIIFYDMGTSSTYAALVYFSAYNTKEFGKTVSVNQFQVKDVRWDPQLGGQNMELRLVEHFADEFNKQVGNGVDVRKSPKAMAKLKKQVKRTKEILSANKMAPISVESLYDDRDFRSTITREKFEELCEDLWEKSLIPLKEVLKYSGLKVDEIYAVELIGGATRVPKLQAKLQEYLGRKELDRHLDADEAIVLGAALYAANLSDGIKLNRKLGMIDGSTYGFVLELDGPDLQKEDSTRQTLVQRMKKLPSKMFRSFIQSKDFEVSLAYESEDLLPPGATSPVFAQYSVSSLTETSEKYASRNLSSPIKASLHFSLSRSGVLSLDRADAVIEVSEWVEVPKKNLSVENSTNVAPNISTETGAQNSSEDSNGNTNDGGNSNTSNSTVEADVVIEKKLKKRTFRIPLKIVEKTVGPAMSPSKESLAEAKRKLEELDKKDAERRRTAELKNNLEGYIYGTKEKFETSEEFEKISTSEERQSFIGKLDEVQEWLYTDGEDATASEFQERLEMLKAIGDPIFFRFKELTARPEAVEHARKYLVEVQQILSAWESNKPWIPKYRTDEVASDADKLKKWLDESEDEQKKTPAHSKPAFTSDEMFGKVFDLEDKVASVNRIPKPKPKIEKPTSNETESSGEKAKDSDSSSDNSSQDDQKAGDLDDSTNEKVEPAGHDEL comes from the exons ATGGCGTCGTTCTTATTCAAGCTAGGGTTGTTCTTATCCGTCCTTTGCATTGTGTTTTCGCCTTCTCAATGTGCGGTTATGAGTATAGATCTAGGCTCCGAATGGGTGAAAGTTGCGGTAGTAAACCTAAAGCGCGGGCAGAGCCCGATCACAGTCGCTATCAATGAGATGTCAAAACGAAAATCCCCCAACTTGATTGCATTTCACTCCGGTGATCGTCTTCTTGGGGAGGAAGCAGCTGGATTGATTGCTCGGTACCCGGAAAAAGTCTATTCTCAAACAAGGGACTTGATTGGAAAACCCTTTAGTTCCAGTAAAAGCCTATTGGATTCATTGTACTTGCCATTCGACGTTACAGAGGATACTACGGGAACTGTTAGTTTCAAAATTGATGATAAAGTGACTACTTATTCAGTCGAGGAACTAACGGCAATGGTCTTAGGTTATGCTGCAAATTTGGCAGAGTTTCATTCGAAAGTGCCTGTAAAGGATGCTGTAATTTCAGTTCCTCCTTACTTTGGGCAAGCAGAGAGAAAGGGGTTACTCCGAGCGGCACAGTTGGCGGGGATTAATGTTCTTGCTTTGATAAATGAGCATTCTGGTGCAGCATTGCAGTATGGGATTGATAAGGATTTCTCAAATGAGTCAAGGCATATAATTTTCTATGATATGGGCACCAGCAGTACCTATGCGGCACTTGTTTATTTCTCGGCATATAATACCAAGGAGTTTGGTAAGACCGTTTCAGTCAACCAGTTTCAG GTCAAGGATGTCAGATGGGACCCACAACTTGGGGGCCAGAACATGGAATTACGGTTGGTGGAGCATTTTGCAGATGAGTTCAATAAACAAGTAGGGAATGGTGTTGATGTGAGGAAGTCCCCAAAAGCAATGGCTAAATTGAAGAAACAGGTCAAGCGTACAAAAGAAATTCTAAGTGCAAACAAAATGGCACCAATATCTGTTGAATCCCTTTATGATGATCGGGACTTCAG GAGTACGATAACTCGTGAAAAGTTTGAGGAGCTCTGCGAAGATCTGTGGGAGAAGTCACTTATACCTCTTAAAGAAGTGCTCAAATATTCTGGTTTAAAGGTAGATGAGATATATGCAGTGGAACTGATAGGAGGAGCTACCAGGGTGCCAAAGCTGCAG GCTAAGCTTCAGGAATATCTTGGAAGGAAAGAGTTGGATAGACATCTGGATGCTGATGAAGCTATAGTTCTAGGTGCAGCATTATATGCTGCTAATTTAAGTGATGGAATCAAGCTGAACCGTAAGTTAGGGATGATTGATGGTTCTACCTATGGGTTTGTGCTTGAGTTAGATGGCCCCGATCTTCAGAAAGAAGATAGTACTAGGCAGACACTTGTGCAACGGATGAAAAAACTCCCCAGCAAG ATGTTCAGGTCCTTTATCCAGAGCAAAGATTTTGAAGTGTCGCTAGCGTACGAGAGTGAAGATCTTTTACCCCCTGGTGCCACCTCTCCTGTATTTGCTCAGTACTCTGTGTCCAGTTTGACAGAGACAAGTGAGAA GTATGCATCACGGAATTTGTCTTCACCCATTAAAGCAAGTCTGCATTTCTCTTTGAGTAGAAGTGGTGTTTTGTCGTTGGATCGTGCAGACGCTGTTATTGAAGTGTCAGAATGGGTGGAAGTTCCTAAGAAGAATCTGAGTGTGGAGAATTCAACTAATGTTGCACCAAACATTTCGACTGAAACTGGTGCTCAGAACTCTTCAGAAGACAGCAATGGCAATACTAATGATGGTGGAAATAGTAACACTTCCAACTCTACTGTAGAAGCGGATGTTGTTattgaaaaaaagttgaaaaagcGGACCTTTAGGATTCCACTGAAG ATTGTTGAGAAAACAGTCGGACCTGCAATGTCTCCTTCAAAAGAATCTCTTGCTGAAGCAAAGCGTAAATTAGAAGAATTAGACAAGAAGGATGCAGAGAGGAGGAGAACGGCAGAGTTGAAAAATAACTTGGAAGGATACATATATGGTACTAAAGAAAAG TTTGAAACATCCGaggaatttgaaaaaatttcaaCTAGTGAGGAACGCCAATCCTTTATTGGAAAGCTAGATGAG GTGCAAGAGTGGCTTTACACCGATGGTGAAGATGCTACTGCTTCAGAGTTTCAGGAACGCCTAGAGATGCTAAAAGCTATTGGTGATCCAATATTCTTCAG ATTCAAAGAGCTTACCGCACGGCCAGAAGCAGTGGAACATGCTCGAAAGTACCTTGTTGAGGTGCAACAG ATTCTAAGTGCATGGGAGTCGAACAAACCCTGGATTCCGAAATATCGAACAGATGAG GTTGCGAGTGATGCTGACAAGTTGAAGAAGTGGTTGGACGAGAGCGAGGATGAGCAGAAAAA GACTCCTGCACATAGCAAACCAGCATTCACATCGGATGAAATGTTTGGGAAGGTGTTTGATCTGGAAGACAAG GTTGCCAGCGTCAACAGAATCCCCAAGCCAAAGCCTAAAATTGAGAAACCCACAAGCAATGAAACCGAGAGCAGCGGAGAAAAAGCCAAAGATTCTGACTCGAGTTCTGATAATTCCTCACAAGATGACCAGAAGGCCGGAGACTTAGATGACTCAACAAATGAAAAAGTTGAGCCAGCGGGTCACGATGAGCTATGA
- the LOC126582003 gene encoding OVARIAN TUMOR DOMAIN-containing deubiquitinating enzyme 11 codes for MSGSYSNASASSSSSLDSSNHDTEDDQTIATMLAEEEKVKVDRRLGKRLSHLDSIPHTPRVNGEIPDVNDATQDHERLSARLATYDLSELQIEGDGNCQFRAIADQLFRNPEYHKHVRKQVIKQLKHHKKLYEAYVPMKYRRYLRKMKKTGEWGDHLTLQAAADRFGAKICLITSFRDTCYIEILPKDGNPTLELWLSFWSEVHYNSLYASADVPTRTPRKKHWLLF; via the exons ATGAGTGGAAGCTACAGCAATGCGAGTGCGAGTTCAAGCTCGAGTTTAGATAGCAGCAACCATGATACAGAGGATGATCAAACCATTGCAACCATGTTGGCAGAAGAGGAAAAGGTCAAAGTTGATCGCAGGCTTGGGAAGAGACTGTCCCACTTAGATTCGATTCCG CACACTCCCCGCGTAAATGGGGAGATACCTGACGTGAATGATGCGACCCAAGACCATGAGCGCCTGTCGGCAAG GTTGGCAACGTATGATTTATCTGAACTGCAGATCGAGGGCGATGGAAATTGTCAG TTTCGAGCAATAGCAGATCAATTGTTTCGGAATCCAGAATACCACAAGCATGTAAGAAAACAGGTGATAAAGCAG CTAAAGCATCACAAAAAACTCTATGAAGCTTACGTCCCGATGAAATACAGACGCTACCTGAGGAAGATGAAAAA AACCGGGGAGTGGGGAGATCATCTTACGCTACAGGCAGCTGCAGATCGA TTCGGAGCCAAGATTTGTTTAATCACCTCTTTTCGAGACACTTGCTACATCGAGATTCTTCCTAAAGATGGGAATCCTACCCTAG AGCTTTGGCTGAGCTTTTGGAGTGAAGTGCATTATAACTCCTTGTATGCAAGTGCAG ATGTTCCGACTAGAACTCCCCGAAAGAAGCATTGGCTGTTATTCTAG
- the LOC126582001 gene encoding UDP-glycosyltransferase 82A1 — MGNKKCIKRSNSNPIIILVPYPAQGHVTPMLKLASAFLSQGFKPVMVTPDYIHHQIVRKVEPKDKILCMPIPDGLDKDIPRDFFAIEKAMENNMANPLERLIHQLDDKDDDEVVCVVVDLLASWAIDVANRCEVACAGFWPAMHATYRLITAIPDMLRTGLISADTGFPKQLSGICLPNQPVLSTEELPWLIGTPAARKARFRFWTRTLERSKTLQWILVNSFPNEYTISDEQHQQLGDQLFKSTTTQQPLVFPIGPLSKHTTTKNPSFWEEDTSCLNWLDKQSPNTVVYISFGSWVSPIGEAKVRSLALALEALGKPFLWVLGSSWLRGLPIGYLERVAKQGKVVSWAPQMDVLQHKAVGCYLTHCGWNSTMEAIQCQKPLLCYPVAGDQFVNCAYIVKVWRIGVRLSGFGQRDVEEGLRRMMEEDEMSKRMRKLNERTMGDEANLRAVSNLTAFTDQNKMFRLGYSNNGVYDYVF; from the exons atggGAAACAAGAAGTGCATAAAGAGGTCCAACTCCAACCCCATCATCATCCTGGTTCCATATCCAGCACAAGGACATGTCACTCCCATGCTTAAATTAGCCTCAGCCTTCCTCAGCCAAGGCTTCAAGCCAGTGATGGTCACTCCGGACTATATTCACCACCAGATAGTCCGGAAAGTCGAACCGAAAGACAAGATTTTGTGCATGCCAATCCCAGATGGATTGGACAAGGACATCCCGAGGGACTTCTTTGCCATTGAGAAGGCCATGGAGAACAACATGGCGAACCCTCTAGAGAGACTTATTCATCAGCTTGATGATAAGGATGATGATGAAGTTGTGTGCGTAGTTGTTGATTTGTTAGCATCATGGGCTATAGATGTAGCCAATAGATGCGAGGTAGCCTGTGCTGGGTTTTGGCCTGCTATGCATGCCACATATCGCTTGATCACTGCAATTCCAGACATGCTAAGGACAGGTCTCATTTCTGCTGATACAG GATTTCCAAAACAACTAAGTGGTATATGCTTACCTAATCAACCTGTGCTATCTACTGAAGAGCTGCCATGGTTGATTGGCACTCCAGCTGCAAGAAAAGCAAGATTCAGATTTTGGACTAGAACCCTAGAACGATCGAAAACGCTTCAATGGATACTTGTAAATTCTTTCCCAAATGAATACACCATCAGCGATGAACAACATCAACAACTCGGTGATCAATTGTTCAAGAGCACCACAACCCAACAACCtcttgttttcccaattggtcCTTTGAGCAAGCACACAACCACCAAGAACCCTAGCTTTTGGGAAGAAGACACGAGCTGCTTAAACTGGCTAGACAAGCAAAGCCCTAACACAGTTGTTTACATCTCTTTCGGAAGTTGGGTTAGTCCAATTGGAGAGGCTAAGGTTAGAAGCTTGGCATTGGCACTAGAAGCCTTGGGAAAGCCATTCCTCTGGGTGCTTGGATCTTCATGGCTTCGAGGGTTACCAATTGGGTACTTGGAAAGAGTGGCAAAACAAGGCAAAGTTGTGTCATGGGCCCCACAAATGGATGTCTTGCAACACAAGGCAGTGGGATGCTATCTCACACACTGTGGGTGGAATTCAACAATGGAGGCCATTCAGTGCCAGAAGCCTCTCCTGTGCTATCCAGTGGCTGGGGACCAGTTTGTAAATTGTGCATACATTGTGAAAGTGTGGAGGATTGGGGTGAGATTAAGTGGGTTTGGACAGAGGGATGTTGAGGAAGGATTGAGAAGGATGATGGAGGAGGATGAGATGAGCAAAAGGATGAGGAAGCTAAATGAAAGGACTATGGGAGATGAGGCTAATTTGAGAGCTGTGTCAAATCTCACTGCCTTCACTGATCAGAATAAGATGTTTAGACTTGGGTATTCTAATAATGGTGTTTATGACTATGTTTTCTAG